The proteins below are encoded in one region of Deltaproteobacteria bacterium:
- a CDS encoding PIN domain-containing protein, whose amino-acid sequence MRAATRSSAGSAQPRRRAQRWGEAERTGRGAAQGNGAIAVIVADTGAIIALLDADDPHHHTLRALYEERPQVWLLPWAILPEVDYLAATQLGQRVEQAFVDDLASGGFTVEWGAAADLGRARELCMRHRGLKLGLVDTVVMAVAERRRAEAIATFDLGHFGAIQIRGRPKLVPRDL is encoded by the coding sequence ATACGCGCAGCGACGCGATCGTCGGCCGGCTCCGCGCAGCCTCGGCGCCGGGCGCAGCGGTGGGGCGAAGCTGAGCGAACGGGCCGAGGAGCTGCTCAAGGGAATGGGGCGATCGCGGTGATCGTCGCCGATACCGGCGCCATCATCGCGCTCCTCGACGCCGACGACCCGCATCACCACACGCTGCGCGCGTTGTACGAGGAACGGCCCCAGGTCTGGCTGCTTCCATGGGCGATCCTTCCCGAGGTCGATTACCTCGCCGCGACGCAGCTTGGACAGCGCGTCGAGCAGGCGTTCGTCGATGATCTTGCGTCCGGAGGCTTCACCGTGGAGTGGGGCGCCGCCGCAGATCTCGGTCGCGCACGCGAGCTGTGTATGCGCCATCGAGGCCTGAAGCTCGGGCTCGTGGACACGGTCGTCATGGCCGTCGCCGAGCGCCGGCGCGCGGAGGCCATTGCGACGTTCGATCTGGGGCACTTCGGCGCCATCCAGATCCGAGGTCGGCCGAAGCTCGTTCCGCGGGACCTCTGA
- a CDS encoding DUF4440 domain-containing protein, with protein MGDGAARDRGRGAAEPRHDQVITAPALVGQEERFALAFAAGDLSLARALYHPAVVYLSPTVRLFGWPARIEGVERTLEFIGLTIRRLEAITYRAVEWAIVPGGGAAFVRIQFDFTRAGQRLRSSYVVVYRYRDGLIAEQELYYDPSGPLEEVGEPPRR; from the coding sequence ATGGGCGACGGAGCTGCTCGAGACCGAGGTCGGGGCGCTGCCGAGCCGCGCCACGATCAAGTGATCACCGCGCCCGCGCTCGTCGGACAGGAGGAGCGCTTCGCGCTCGCCTTCGCGGCCGGCGATCTCTCGCTCGCGCGGGCCCTCTATCATCCGGCCGTCGTGTACCTGAGCCCGACGGTGCGGCTCTTCGGCTGGCCGGCCCGCATCGAAGGCGTGGAGCGCACGCTCGAGTTCATCGGGCTCACCATCCGCCGCCTGGAGGCGATCACCTACCGCGCGGTCGAGTGGGCCATCGTGCCCGGCGGCGGCGCGGCGTTCGTGCGCATCCAATTCGACTTCACGCGCGCGGGACAGCGGCTGCGCTCGAGCTACGTGGTCGTCTACCGCTACCGCGACGGGCTCATCGCCGAGCAGGAGCTGTACTACGATCCGAGCGGGCCGCTGGAGGAGGTGGGCGAGCCCCCGCGGCGGTAG
- a CDS encoding crotonase/enoyl-CoA hydratase family protein, translated as MADTMRYEAADNVAQITLDDGKVNAMTLAFFEGLNAVLDRAERERPGAVVMAGRAGVFSAGLNLKVLPTLAPEELKRTMVAFGRTMLRVFTFPIPTVAAVTGHAIAGGAMLAFACDLRLMAEGPFRLHLNEVAIGLALPSWAIVLAQAAVPPRFHTEAILHARMYSPEEALERSIVHGVVGPAERVAEEARAAAAPLAALDQVAYAISKARHRAMVVKWATELLETEVGALPSRATIK; from the coding sequence ATGGCCGACACGATGCGCTACGAGGCTGCGGACAACGTCGCCCAGATCACGCTCGACGACGGCAAGGTGAACGCGATGACGCTCGCGTTCTTCGAGGGGCTGAACGCCGTCCTCGACCGCGCCGAGCGCGAGCGGCCGGGGGCGGTGGTCATGGCGGGCCGCGCGGGCGTCTTCTCCGCTGGCCTCAACCTGAAGGTGCTGCCCACGCTCGCGCCCGAGGAGCTCAAGCGGACGATGGTCGCCTTCGGGCGCACCATGCTGCGCGTCTTCACCTTCCCGATCCCGACCGTGGCCGCCGTCACCGGGCACGCGATCGCCGGGGGCGCGATGCTGGCCTTCGCATGCGACCTGCGCCTCATGGCGGAAGGGCCGTTCCGCCTCCACCTGAACGAGGTGGCGATCGGGCTCGCGCTCCCCAGCTGGGCGATCGTGCTCGCCCAGGCGGCCGTGCCGCCGCGCTTTCACACCGAGGCGATCCTGCATGCCCGCATGTACTCGCCCGAGGAGGCCCTCGAGCGGAGCATCGTGCACGGGGTCGTGGGCCCGGCCGAGCGCGTGGCGGAGGAGGCGCGCGCCGCCGCGGCGCCGCTCGCGGCCCTCGACCAGGTGGCCTACGCCATCTCCAAGGCTCGCCACCGGGCCATGGTCGTCAAATGGGCGACGGAGCTGCTCGAGACCGAGGTCGGGGCGCTGCCGAGCCGCGCCACGATCAAGTGA
- a CDS encoding acyl-CoA dehydrogenase has product MAIDFTLPPDVVAVRECVRAFMEGEVAPAEAGMRQEGGWRKGYAALREKARATGLWAPHMPPEWGGMGLGPLAMAFVSAECGRTMMGAYVLNCHAPDEGNMHTLLHHANAEQKERYLRPLVDGKVRSCFAMTEPEVAGSDPTGIRTTAVRDGDHWVLNGHKWFISGARGAAFAIVIAKTDPDAQPPQARNTAFLVDTDTPGWTIVRDVETMAGHGNHCEIRLEDVRVPDAAILGGRGQGHRLGQARLGPARLAHCMRWIGSAEKALEMLVHRALARELHGGVLADKQLVQAMMAESAMELYAAKLMVLHAAYLIEHGLPFRQEVSIAKHHVANMLWRITDRAIQVHGALGYSTDTPLESMLRHARSARLVDGADEVHLSQIAANLIAAFREDGSTRRATGVGLL; this is encoded by the coding sequence ATGGCCATCGACTTCACGCTGCCCCCCGACGTGGTCGCGGTCCGCGAGTGCGTGCGCGCCTTCATGGAGGGCGAGGTCGCGCCCGCCGAGGCGGGCATGCGGCAGGAGGGGGGCTGGCGCAAGGGCTACGCAGCGCTGCGCGAGAAGGCGCGGGCGACGGGCCTCTGGGCGCCGCACATGCCCCCCGAGTGGGGCGGCATGGGGCTCGGGCCGCTCGCCATGGCCTTCGTGTCGGCGGAGTGCGGGCGCACCATGATGGGGGCCTACGTCCTCAACTGCCACGCGCCCGACGAAGGCAACATGCACACGCTCCTCCACCACGCGAACGCCGAGCAGAAGGAGCGCTACCTCCGCCCGCTGGTCGACGGCAAGGTCCGCTCGTGCTTCGCGATGACGGAGCCGGAGGTGGCGGGCTCGGACCCGACCGGCATCCGTACCACGGCCGTCCGCGACGGCGACCACTGGGTCCTGAACGGCCACAAGTGGTTCATCTCCGGCGCGCGCGGCGCGGCCTTCGCGATCGTGATCGCCAAGACGGATCCCGACGCCCAGCCGCCGCAGGCGCGCAACACGGCCTTTCTCGTCGATACCGACACGCCGGGCTGGACCATCGTGCGCGACGTGGAAACCATGGCCGGGCACGGCAACCATTGCGAGATCCGCCTCGAGGACGTGCGCGTGCCGGACGCCGCGATCCTGGGCGGCCGGGGGCAGGGGCACCGCCTCGGGCAGGCGCGCCTCGGTCCGGCCCGTCTCGCGCACTGCATGCGCTGGATCGGGAGCGCCGAGAAGGCGCTCGAGATGCTCGTCCACCGCGCCCTCGCGCGCGAGCTGCACGGCGGCGTGCTCGCCGACAAGCAGCTCGTCCAGGCGATGATGGCCGAGTCGGCGATGGAGCTCTACGCGGCGAAGCTGATGGTGCTCCACGCCGCCTACCTGATCGAGCACGGGCTGCCCTTCCGGCAGGAGGTCTCGATCGCCAAGCACCACGTGGCGAACATGCTCTGGCGCATCACCGACCGCGCCATCCAGGTCCACGGCGCGCTCGGCTACTCCACGGACACGCCGCTCGAGAGCATGCTCCGCCACGCGCGCTCGGCACGCCTGGTCGACGGTGCCGACGAGGTGCACCTGTCCCAGATCGCCGCGAACCTGATTGCGGCGTTCCGCGAGGACGGGAGCACGCGGCGCGCGACGGGCGTCGGGCTGCTGTAG
- a CDS encoding phosphotransferase family protein — protein MLLPVHLDDGAAEEPPHLVVGARGVGVAVAQHRPHVVVARDDVVLAAEHREVRDRLQAAHLREHRIRIREVEHELRVEGGGEVVHGRRRTLAPPAPARQPWLRLTPVAAACYLRLHGRLGAVVTRTAPDPDVVPVRPGEEIDAAAVGAYVAGRLPDASGTPDIWQFPGGHANLTYLLHYPGGTNYVLRRPPPGDLPASAHDMGREYRVLSVLYRAFPPAPRAFLYCEDTSVIGRPFFVMERRRGTVVRREVPPEFGGGSDPVANRKLSRMMIDTLADFHAVDPKAAGLETLGRPEGYLARQVKGWTDRWERARTKDVAAAPEVIRWLTEHLPPAPPPTLVHNDWRLDNMAVAEDDPGRCVAVYDWDMCTLGDPFTDLGTLLSSWFEMGEEYAFLASMPSRTPGFMTRAEAIERYAERSGRDVRRMPYYYVFGLFKMAGVVQQLFHRWHKGQTTDDRMAGGEAVAEGLIGLARAHIESHG, from the coding sequence ATGCTCCTTCCCGTCCATCTCGATGATGGTGCGGCCGAAGAACCTCCCCACCTCGTAGTTGGCGCGCGAGGAGTAGGTGTCGCCGTCGCGCAGCACCGCCCACACGTCGTCGTAGCGCGTGACGACGTAGTTCTCGCGGCCGAGCATCGTGAAGTGCGCGACCGGCTGCAGGCGGCGCATCTCCGCGAACATCGGATACGGATCCGGGAAGTCGAACATGAGCTGCGGGTCGAAGGCGGCGGCGAGGTCGTCCATGGGCGGAGGAGGACACTAGCGCCGCCCGCGCCTGCGAGGCAACCATGGCTCCGGTTGACGCCGGTCGCGGCCGCCTGTTACCTCCGGCTCCATGGTCGACTCGGAGCCGTCGTGACACGCACCGCTCCCGACCCCGACGTCGTTCCCGTCCGCCCCGGCGAGGAGATCGACGCGGCCGCCGTCGGCGCGTACGTCGCGGGGCGTCTCCCCGACGCGAGCGGCACGCCGGACATCTGGCAGTTCCCCGGCGGGCACGCGAACCTGACCTACCTCCTCCACTACCCCGGCGGCACGAACTACGTGCTCCGCCGGCCGCCGCCCGGCGACCTCCCCGCGAGCGCGCACGACATGGGGCGGGAGTACCGGGTCCTCTCCGTCCTCTACCGGGCATTCCCGCCCGCGCCGCGCGCCTTTCTCTACTGCGAGGACACGAGCGTCATCGGCAGGCCCTTCTTCGTGATGGAGCGGCGGCGCGGCACGGTCGTGCGCCGCGAGGTCCCGCCCGAGTTCGGCGGCGGGAGCGACCCCGTCGCAAACCGGAAGCTCTCCCGGATGATGATCGACACGCTCGCCGACTTCCACGCGGTCGACCCGAAGGCGGCGGGGCTGGAGACCCTGGGCAGGCCCGAGGGCTACCTGGCGCGCCAGGTGAAGGGCTGGACTGACCGCTGGGAGCGCGCCAGGACGAAGGACGTCGCGGCTGCGCCGGAGGTCATCCGCTGGCTCACCGAGCACCTGCCGCCGGCGCCGCCGCCCACGCTCGTGCACAATGACTGGCGGCTCGACAACATGGCGGTCGCGGAAGACGACCCCGGGCGCTGCGTCGCCGTCTACGACTGGGACATGTGCACGCTGGGCGACCCGTTCACCGACCTCGGCACGCTCCTCTCGTCGTGGTTCGAGATGGGGGAGGAGTACGCGTTCCTCGCCTCCATGCCGTCGCGGACGCCGGGCTTCATGACGCGCGCGGAGGCCATCGAGCGCTACGCCGAGCGGAGCGGCCGCGACGTGCGCCGCATGCCCTATTACTACGTCTTCGGTCTCTTCAAGATGGCCGGCGTGGTGCAGCAGCTCTTCCACCGCTGGCACAAGGGGCAGACGACGGACGACCGGATGGCGGGCGGCGAGGCGGTGGCCGAGGGCCTCATCGGGCTCGCGCGCGCCCACATCGAGAGCCACGGCTGA
- a CDS encoding cytochrome P450 has product MDDLAAAFDPQLMFDFPDPYPMFAEMRRLQPVAHFTMLGRENYVVTRYDDVWAVLRDGDTYSSRANYEVGRFFGRTIIEMDGKEHARTRALVSAVFSARAIDALEPTITRLVHERIDTFAGAGRADLVAELTTIFPVQVIAHIVGVPPSDYARFMRWSLDLIAFSKDPQKGRAASNHLHDYLLPLVRSRRAEARDDVITKLVTGTVDGVGLTDDEVISFLRLLLPAGAETTSRLMGSMFFALLADRAERLERVRADRALAPWAVEETLRWETPVLFVARQATRPTEIAGVPIPEAKVVSAVIASGNRDETHYADPDRFDLDRRADDHLSFGFGRHFCLGYHLAKMEARTALGAVLDRLPGLRLDPGAEPPRITGLAFRSPQALRVRF; this is encoded by the coding sequence ATGGACGACCTCGCCGCCGCCTTCGACCCGCAGCTCATGTTCGACTTCCCGGATCCGTATCCGATGTTCGCGGAGATGCGCCGCCTGCAGCCGGTCGCGCACTTCACGATGCTCGGCCGCGAGAACTACGTCGTCACGCGCTACGACGACGTGTGGGCGGTGCTGCGCGACGGCGACACCTACTCCTCGCGCGCCAACTACGAGGTGGGGAGGTTCTTCGGCCGCACCATCATCGAGATGGACGGGAAGGAGCATGCGCGCACACGCGCCCTCGTCTCCGCCGTGTTCAGCGCACGTGCCATCGACGCGCTCGAGCCCACGATCACCCGGCTGGTGCACGAGCGGATCGACACCTTCGCCGGCGCCGGGCGCGCCGACCTGGTGGCCGAGCTGACGACCATCTTTCCCGTGCAGGTGATCGCCCACATCGTCGGCGTGCCGCCGAGCGACTACGCGCGCTTCATGCGCTGGTCGCTCGACCTGATCGCCTTCAGCAAGGACCCGCAGAAGGGGCGTGCCGCGTCGAATCACCTGCACGACTACCTGCTGCCGCTCGTCCGGAGCCGGCGTGCCGAGGCGCGCGACGACGTGATCACGAAGCTCGTCACGGGGACGGTGGACGGTGTCGGACTCACCGACGACGAGGTGATCAGCTTCCTCCGCCTTCTCCTTCCCGCCGGCGCCGAGACGACGTCGCGCCTCATGGGGAGCATGTTCTTCGCGCTGCTCGCCGACCGGGCGGAGCGCCTCGAGCGCGTGCGCGCCGACCGGGCGCTCGCGCCCTGGGCCGTCGAGGAGACGCTCCGCTGGGAGACGCCCGTCCTCTTCGTCGCGCGTCAGGCGACGCGCCCGACCGAGATCGCCGGCGTACCCATCCCGGAGGCGAAGGTCGTCTCGGCCGTGATCGCCTCCGGCAACCGCGACGAGACGCACTACGCCGACCCGGACCGCTTCGACCTGGACCGCCGCGCCGACGACCACCTGTCGTTCGGCTTCGGGCGGCACTTCTGCCTGGGGTACCACCTGGCGAAAATGGAGGCGCGGACGGCGCTGGGTGCGGTGCTCGACCGGCTGCCCGGCCTGCGGCTCGACCCGGGCGCCGAGCCGCCGCGCATCACGGGGCTCGCGTTCCGCTCGCCGCAGGCACTCCGCGTTCGGTTCTAG
- a CDS encoding SDR family NAD(P)-dependent oxidoreductase — protein MAGLTDYQGSAGLVTGASSGIGAQLARDLAARGMRVALLARRADRLTALADEIRRAGGHAIVVPGDVAERASIEDAAAGVLERFGRVDLLVNNAGYGRHVLFKDHDPADIERMMRTNYLGVVWATKAVLPAMRARRRGWILNISSVAGKLGQPDEAAYSASKFAITGLSEGLSYELAPLGIHVMTVYPALVRTEMFTPEVMARMPRGAERTFLEPPEFSRRVLRALERGRYEVTVPGYIGIAYVVRVLLPGLFRRMTARARLPVLPDLES, from the coding sequence ATGGCCGGGCTCACCGACTACCAGGGCAGCGCGGGCCTCGTGACCGGCGCCTCGAGCGGCATCGGGGCGCAGCTCGCGCGCGACCTCGCGGCGCGCGGCATGCGGGTCGCGCTCCTCGCGCGGCGGGCGGACCGCCTCACGGCGCTGGCCGACGAGATCCGACGCGCGGGCGGCCATGCGATCGTCGTCCCGGGCGACGTCGCCGAGCGGGCGAGCATCGAGGACGCGGCGGCGGGCGTGCTCGAGCGCTTCGGGCGCGTCGACCTCCTCGTCAACAACGCGGGTTACGGGCGCCACGTCCTCTTCAAGGACCACGACCCGGCCGACATCGAGCGCATGATGCGCACCAACTACCTGGGCGTGGTGTGGGCGACCAAGGCCGTGCTGCCTGCGATGCGCGCCCGGCGTCGTGGCTGGATCCTCAACATCTCCTCGGTGGCGGGCAAGCTCGGGCAGCCCGACGAGGCCGCGTACTCGGCGAGCAAGTTCGCCATCACGGGGCTCTCCGAGGGACTCTCCTACGAGCTCGCCCCCCTCGGCATCCACGTGATGACGGTCTACCCGGCGCTGGTGCGGACGGAGATGTTCACGCCCGAGGTCATGGCGCGCATGCCGCGCGGCGCGGAGCGCACGTTCCTGGAGCCGCCGGAGTTCTCGCGGCGCGTGCTGCGGGCGCTCGAGCGCGGGCGGTACGAGGTGACGGTGCCGGGCTACATCGGGATCGCGTACGTGGTCCGGGTGCTGCTGCCGGGGCTCTTTCGCCGCATGACGGCGCGAGCGCGGCTGCCCGTGCTCCCGGACCTCGAGAGCTAG
- a CDS encoding ferritin-like domain-containing protein, translating into MRAPNIGSAEHKALFCREFLDTFHAYEVRDVRWPELSSADLQRLRALPFWAEAVSSERTAGARVQAMAEVERDPVLHEAIAMQAYEESRHAALLESMLAHYGIPIPEGEGVRPRDAEWGFLRMGYGECFDSFFAFGLFRLAADSGIFPGPLVERFDGVMQEEARHILFFTNWVAYRRLQLPFHRKARFLVRRGLGISLQAFGRARTALQLRAADEGDDFTMQVPDSIGEVTLRTLAETCLRENERRLAEYDPRLLRPRLVPRLVRQALRLAPRGRNGAPAA; encoded by the coding sequence ATGCGAGCACCGAACATCGGCAGCGCCGAGCACAAGGCTCTCTTCTGCCGGGAGTTTCTCGACACCTTTCATGCCTACGAGGTGCGCGACGTGCGCTGGCCCGAGCTGAGCAGCGCCGATCTCCAGCGCCTGCGTGCGCTGCCTTTCTGGGCCGAGGCCGTGTCGAGCGAGCGCACCGCCGGCGCGCGTGTGCAGGCCATGGCCGAGGTCGAGCGCGACCCCGTGCTGCACGAGGCGATCGCCATGCAGGCCTACGAGGAGAGCCGCCACGCGGCGCTCCTGGAGAGCATGCTCGCCCACTACGGCATCCCCATCCCCGAGGGCGAGGGCGTGCGCCCGCGCGACGCGGAGTGGGGCTTTCTCCGCATGGGCTACGGGGAGTGCTTCGACTCCTTCTTCGCCTTCGGGCTCTTCCGCCTGGCGGCGGACTCGGGCATCTTCCCGGGCCCGCTGGTCGAGCGCTTCGACGGCGTCATGCAGGAGGAGGCGCGCCACATCCTCTTCTTCACCAACTGGGTGGCGTACCGCCGGCTCCAGCTGCCGTTCCACCGCAAGGCCCGCTTCCTGGTGCGCCGCGGCCTCGGCATCTCGCTCCAGGCGTTCGGGCGAGCGAGGACGGCGCTCCAGCTGCGCGCTGCGGACGAGGGCGACGACTTCACCATGCAGGTGCCCGACTCGATCGGCGAGGTGACGCTCAGGACGCTCGCCGAGACCTGTCTCCGCGAGAACGAGCGCCGCCTCGCGGAGTACGATCCACGCCTGCTGCGGCCCCGGCTCGTGCCGCGCCTCGTGCGCCAGGCGCTGCGCCTGGCCCCGCGCGGCAGGAACGGCGCGCCGGCGGCCTGA
- a CDS encoding urate hydroxylase PuuD yields the protein MQASAALEALFRWIHIVAGILWIGLLYFFNFVNAGFAATMDGPTKQKVVPELMPRALYWFRWGAAWTWVTGVLLLLLVFWHGGLMFGPGGGSTTLAVLMVLVTFLAAALYDVLAKSGWGKDIRLVGGVGWALAVLVILGYLAAGFGYRAYVIHTGAMFGTIMAFNVWMRIWPAQRKIITATKQGQAPDPALVALSGTRSRHNTYLSVPLVWTMINLHTSAFSGNVAYLILAIPVGWAAVYLIYSKAGTVKGF from the coding sequence ATGCAGGCAAGCGCGGCGCTCGAAGCACTCTTTCGGTGGATTCACATCGTCGCCGGCATCCTCTGGATCGGCCTCCTCTACTTTTTCAACTTCGTGAACGCCGGGTTCGCGGCGACCATGGACGGCCCCACGAAGCAGAAGGTGGTGCCCGAGCTGATGCCGCGCGCGCTCTACTGGTTCCGCTGGGGCGCGGCGTGGACCTGGGTGACGGGCGTGCTGCTGCTCCTGCTGGTGTTCTGGCACGGCGGCCTCATGTTCGGCCCCGGGGGCGGGTCGACCACGCTCGCCGTCCTCATGGTCCTGGTGACCTTCCTGGCCGCGGCGCTCTACGATGTCCTCGCCAAGAGCGGCTGGGGCAAGGACATCCGGCTCGTCGGCGGGGTGGGCTGGGCGCTCGCGGTGCTGGTCATCCTCGGCTACCTGGCCGCCGGCTTCGGCTACCGCGCCTACGTCATTCACACCGGGGCCATGTTCGGCACCATCATGGCGTTCAACGTGTGGATGCGGATCTGGCCGGCGCAGCGCAAGATCATCACGGCCACCAAGCAGGGGCAGGCGCCCGACCCCGCGTTGGTCGCGCTCTCAGGCACGCGCTCGCGGCACAACACGTATCTCTCGGTGCCGCTCGTCTGGACGATGATCAACCTCCACACCAGCGCCTTTTCGGGGAACGTGGCCTACCTGATCCTCGCCATCCCGGTCGGGTGGGCGGCGGTGTACCTGATCTACAGCAAGGCGGGGACCGTCAAGGGATTCTGA
- a CDS encoding PaaI family thioesterase has protein sequence MSALPGFMELLGLTIERADAEEALVRMDVPAALMSPFGAVHGGFIAALLDTSLGVALHRRLGPADRIATHNLNVTYVAFSREQLLFCRTRVLSLRQAIAIAEGEVTTSDGTLVAKALGTFGVRRA, from the coding sequence GTGAGTGCGTTGCCCGGCTTCATGGAGCTGCTCGGCCTCACCATCGAGCGCGCCGACGCCGAGGAGGCGCTCGTCCGCATGGACGTCCCTGCCGCGCTCATGAGCCCCTTCGGCGCCGTGCACGGCGGCTTCATCGCCGCGCTCCTCGACACGAGCCTCGGCGTCGCCCTCCACCGCCGCCTGGGCCCCGCCGACCGCATCGCGACCCACAACCTCAACGTCACCTACGTCGCCTTCTCGCGCGAGCAGCTCCTCTTCTGCCGCACCCGCGTGCTGAGCCTCCGCCAGGCCATCGCGATCGCCGAGGGCGAGGTCACGACGAGCGACGGCACCCTGGTCGCCAAAGCCCTCGGTACGTTCGGCGTCCGCCGCGCGTAG
- the dcd gene encoding dCTP deaminase, translating into MILTRDVILAEIAKGRLAIEPLAPEQIGPASIDLHLGDEIRVFDDGTDAIEVTEDADYRAVTRVRRLDDAYLLKPGETIHAITRERLRLPPDISGWLEGRSRFARLGLMVHVTSGFVAPGVNSRQVLEMSNVADRPLAIHAGVPVCQIVLQRCEGSAVYAGRFKVQESL; encoded by the coding sequence ATGATCCTCACGCGCGACGTGATCCTGGCCGAGATCGCCAAGGGCCGCCTGGCGATCGAGCCGCTCGCCCCCGAGCAGATCGGGCCGGCCTCGATCGACCTCCATCTGGGCGACGAGATCCGCGTCTTCGATGACGGGACCGATGCGATCGAGGTGACCGAGGACGCCGACTACCGCGCGGTGACGCGGGTGCGCCGGCTCGACGACGCGTACCTCTTGAAGCCCGGCGAGACGATCCACGCCATCACGCGCGAGCGCCTCCGTCTGCCGCCCGACATCAGCGGCTGGCTCGAGGGGCGGAGCCGCTTCGCGCGGCTCGGGCTCATGGTCCACGTCACCTCGGGCTTCGTCGCCCCCGGCGTGAACAGCCGCCAGGTGCTCGAGATGTCGAACGTCGCCGACCGCCCGCTCGCCATCCACGCCGGAGTGCCGGTGTGCCAGATCGTGCTCCAGCGTTGCGAGGGGAGCGCGGTCTACGCCGGCCGCTTCAAGGTGCAGGAATCGCTGTGA
- a CDS encoding enoyl-CoA hydratase, giving the protein MRYEHILVSAAAGLTTITMNRPERRNALSEAHMRELIAALRAAAEQPDTRAIVIAANGPVFSAGHDFADMVERDLDGMRRLLATCTELMLTLRRLSQPVVARVQGLATAAGCQLVASCDLAVAAEEASFATPGGKGGWFCHTPSVAVARAVGAKRALELALTGDPIDARTALAWGLVNRVVPRARLDEESEALARAASRGSLASKALGKRTFYDTIDLDLEAAYAGACEAMATSAMTPDGREAMLSFLEKRPGVYPARR; this is encoded by the coding sequence ATGCGCTACGAGCACATCCTGGTCTCGGCCGCCGCGGGGCTCACGACCATCACCATGAACCGCCCCGAGCGGCGGAACGCCCTCTCCGAGGCGCACATGCGGGAGCTGATCGCGGCGCTCCGCGCCGCCGCAGAGCAGCCCGACACCCGCGCGATCGTGATCGCCGCGAACGGCCCCGTCTTCTCCGCGGGTCACGACTTCGCCGACATGGTGGAGCGCGACCTCGACGGCATGCGCCGCCTGCTCGCCACCTGCACCGAGCTCATGCTGACGCTCCGGCGCCTGTCCCAGCCGGTCGTGGCGCGCGTGCAGGGCCTCGCCACCGCCGCCGGCTGCCAGCTCGTCGCCTCCTGCGACCTCGCGGTCGCGGCCGAGGAGGCGAGCTTCGCCACCCCGGGCGGCAAGGGCGGCTGGTTCTGCCACACGCCGAGCGTGGCCGTGGCACGCGCCGTGGGCGCCAAGCGCGCGCTCGAGCTCGCGCTGACGGGCGATCCGATCGACGCCCGCACCGCGCTCGCCTGGGGGCTCGTCAACCGCGTCGTCCCCCGCGCGCGGCTCGACGAGGAGAGCGAGGCGCTCGCGCGCGCGGCGAGCCGCGGCAGCCTCGCGTCCAAGGCGCTCGGCAAGCGCACCTTTTACGACACGATCGACCTGGACCTCGAGGCGGCCTACGCGGGCGCCTGCGAGGCCATGGCGACGAGCGCGATGACGCCCGACGGGCGCGAGGCGATGCTCTCCTTCCTCGAGAAGCGCCCGGGCGTCTACCCAGCGAGGCGCTGA